A genomic region of Ictalurus furcatus strain D&B chromosome 29, Billie_1.0, whole genome shotgun sequence contains the following coding sequences:
- the smim18 gene encoding small integral membrane protein 18, whose protein sequence is MLSNGVPAGSGWVERGKERKRETEKDERGARDGCIETRGQRLPSSFGSDLQITMTVSSSGAASVQQVFPFHDGWNVACFVILLLFIFTVLSLATLAFLYELLDCGCFNKTKTAHGRRSSSDEVV, encoded by the exons ATGCTGAGCAATGGTGTTCCCGCAGGAAGTGGCTGggtggagagagggaaagaaagaaagagagagaccgagaagGACGAGAGAGGGGCAAGAGACGGGTGCATCGAGACGCGTGGGCAGAGGCTTCCATCATCCTTCGGCTCAGATTTGCAG ATCACTATGACTGTGTCCAGTAGCGGCGCTGCTTCAGTGCAGCAGGTGTTCCCATTCCACGATGGCTGGAATGTTGCCTGCTTTGtaatcctcctcctcttcatcttcaCCGTGCTCTCCCTCGCGACTCTGGCTTTCCTCTATGAGCTGCTCGACTGTGGCTGCTTCAACAAGACCAAGACCGCACACGGGCGACGCAGCAGCAGTGATGAAGTCGTATAA
- the qdprb.1 gene encoding dihydropteridine reductase, translating to MAAVEARRVIIYGGKGALGSKCVEYFRSKNWWVACIDLNANEEADSNITVQMTDSFNEQANKVTTDIGELLGDKKVDAILCVAGGWAGGSAKAKTLYKNSDLTWKQSVWTSTISSHLATKHLKEGGLLTLTGAKAALGPTPGMIGYGMAKAAVHQLCQSLGGDKSGLPAGAAAVAILPVTLDTPMNRRFMPDADVTTWTPLEYVAELLHKWAVGEGRPTSGTLVQLVTTNGKTEATPV from the exons ATGGCAGCTGTTGAGGCTCGTAGAGTTATTATTTATGGAGGGAAAGGAGCTCTGGGCTCGAAATGTGTTGAGTATTTCAGATCTAAAAACTGG TGGGTTGCCTGCATTGACCTCAATGCAAATGAAGAGGCTGATTCCAACATAACTGTTCAGATGACAGACTCCTTTAACGAGCAAGCTAACAAA GTTACAACAGACATAGGTGAGCTGCTGGGAGATAAAAAGGTTGATGCCATTTTGTGCGTGGCTGGAGGCTGGGCAGGAGGAAGTGCGAAGGCCAAAA cCTTGTATAAGAACTCTGACTTGACTTGGAAGCAGAGTGTGTGGACATCCACCATTTCCAGTCACCTAGCAACCAAACACTTGAAAGAGGGGGGACTTCTCACACTGACAGGAGCCAAAGCTGCACTTGGGCCGACCCCAG GAATGATTGGCTACGGCATGGCTAAGGCTGCGGTACATCAGCTGTGTCAGAGTCTGGGTGGCGACAAGAGTGGTCTTCCTGCTGGAGCTGCCGCCGTAGCCATCCTGCC AGTTACCTTGGATACACCCATGAATAGGCGATTCATGCCAGATGCTGATGTCACTACCTGGACACCACTGGAGTATGTAGCCGA GTTGTTGCACAAGTGGGCAGTGGGAGAGGGAAGACCAACATCGGGCACTCTGGTGCAGCTCGTTACCACAAACGGCAAAACGGAGGCAACACCtgtttaa